GGGCCTGATTTCAAACGCATCAGGGCATCATCACAGGAGGACGTACCGCTGGGCCACGTCCTGAACCGCCACCTCATCTCAATCCTTTGGTCTGGTACCTgcagggaggagcagcagactggttaccatggtgatgtGACAACTCACCACTGATTGGCTGAGCAGCTGGGACATTACCAGCTGTGTAAACTCTCCGCTGACATTCCCATCTAAAAGCTGGAACCGCCCCCCACAGCGACCGTCTACCAACGCCGCCGAGCGCGTAAACACCTGGACGAACTGTAAACAGAGAGGATTACCTGTAGGACAACAGTACTACTGCAGTACTAATGTACTACAGGAGAACAGTAGTACTGCTACAGTACGACTACAGTGTTACTGAAGTGCTCTCCCAGTCCATCCTGGTCTGTCCTGGTCTGGTACCTCCTGGTTGATGAAGGTCCTGTAGAGCTCATCAGGTGATGTTTGGAAGGTTTCCttcaaactgaagctgcaggttGAGATACGGACACCTGACAAACAAGGGGATGGACCAGAGGAGCACCTGGGGGCGGGGTTTATCTGTAggaacacacagagggaggttAGAGGTCACAGCTGGCTCAGGTGGATCAGAGGCTGAATACTTGCCCACCTGAGTTTTAGTGGTCTGGATCTGGCTCTTCTTGGCGTCAGGATGAGGCTTCTTCGGTCCGCCTGCAGTGGGAAGGATCATCCCCTGACTGAACTctgtgaggtcagaggtcactcaGGTTACCACAggcatcctcatcatcatcattgatTGGTTAGTCctgttgcattctgggtaacaGACCTGATTTGAGCTGGCGGACATAGTCGCCCAGAACTCTCTGGATCTCCTTAGTGCCCGTCCTCTTCATAAGATCCAGGAGTGGCGTGTTGGGCTGGTCTTTACCCAGGGACACTGAGATCTGGACAATATGATTATCAATATTCCAATTAATACTGTGATCAATATATTGATCAGTGAGATCAGGAACAGGAAGAAGGTGACTCACATCGAGGTCGTCCATGTCATTCTCGTCTGACAGGTTGAACACGTCGACGGTTCCTCTGAACTTCACTCCAGCGCTGGACGTCCCTGCacaagaaacaggaaacaatcaGTGCTGggcaccacagaagaagaagcacatATTATTCATTAGAAGTTGTTAGTTAGATATAcgtcagtgacatcatcactgaccAAGCCAGCTGGCTCTCAGCTGCCACTCGTAGAGAAAGATGAGTTTTCCTTTGCGGTTGTTGATCCAAGCTTCTCCGTCCAGTTTGGGGAGGTCAGTCAGCTGACAGACGCCCTCCGCCCCCTCCACCCGCaccgacagcagcagctgacggAGGCACTCTGATGACCAGCTGCTGACATCACGCTCCGTCCTGATGAGgtcacacacagaagaagaaaaagaaaaagaagaagaaggaaaggtTGATTTCTGAGACTTCAGCCCTGCCCCCATCTGACATCACACTTGTTGTCATCCATCAAGCTGTTTAAAAATATCTGAACATGTGCTGAACCAGCTGGAGGgtcatgtaacacacacacacacacacacacacacacacacacacacacacacacacacacacacacacacacagttctaaTATACTTGTGAGGTACTATACTATATTCTTAATGTTCTACCTGTAGCTTCACTtcactcacaacaacaacaacagtaaacagACCAGTGCCAGTTGTTGACGTTGGTGGCGTCGGCTCGCTCCTCAACGATCCATCGAGGATCTCCTTCACCCCACTTAGCCATCAGGAAGTCCTGCTGCACCAACTCCTGTTACTGCTGGAGCTTAAAGCCCctcagtctctcctctctctctctctctctgtctctctgtctctctctctctgtctctctctctctctctctctctgtctctctctctctctctctctgtctctctctctctctctctctctctctctctctctctctgtctctctgtctctctgtctctctctctgtctctctctgtctctctctctgtctctgtctctctctctctctctgtctctctctgtctctctctctctctctctctctctctctctctgtctctctgtctctctctctctctctgtctctctctctctctctctctgtctctctctctctctgtctctctctctctctctctctctctctgtctctctctgtctctctctgtctctctctgtctctctctctctctctgtctctctctctctctctctctgtctctctctctctctgactaaCTTCCACCggactttcaaagtaaaacaacaggAACAGGAGCCTTGTTATGTCAAGTGTATGTGTTCTTTGATGTATTTTAATCTGTACTAtttgaagatttttttgtttataaacagagaaataaacttAAAGACATTTAAGGTTCTagagcttttaatgtgaaatgtatgttgttgttgttttttcttccattaaTGTTGACTTTATGTCGCTAATGTTTGACTTTAATGTCTGGATGTGTTTTCTTATTGAACTGGTTCACTACAATTCCCAGCAGTCACCGCGCGGCATACAGTCCAGCTTCCGccatagaagaagaagaagaagaagaagaagaagaagaggaggaacagctGAAGGTAAACACAGCTGATCGGCTGTGATCAATTATCAGTGTTAAAGTCAGTATCTGTCTGATCGATGCAAGGGTTAGTGTCCTATCTGATGACGTCACCGTTCCTGACGTTTGTCAgagtgaaacaaagtgaaacaaaactaCATCCGGTTAAACCTTAACGAAGCTGTTGGCTCGCTAATATGCTAACTGCTttctgctgtcagacacataAACAACCAGCTGAGACCCAGAGTACTCAGAGTACACGTCAGGAGTACTCAGAGTACACGTCAGGAGTACTCAGAGTACACGTCAGGAGTACTCAGAGTACTCAGAGTACACGTCAGGAGTACTCAGAGTACACGTCAGGAGTACTCAGAGTACTCAGAGTACACGTCAGGAGTACTCAGAGTACTCAGAGTACACGTCAGGAGTACTCAGAGTACACGTCAGGAGTACTCAGAGTACACGTCAGGAGTACTCAGAGTACTCAGAGTACACGTCAGGAGTACTCAGAGTACACGTCAGGAGTACTCAGAGTACTCAGAGTACACGTCAGGAGTACTCAGAGTACACGTCAGGAGTACTCAGAGTACTCAGAGTACACGTCAGGAGTACTCAGAGTACACGTCAGGAGTACTCAGAGTACACAGAGTACACGTCAGCAGATGAACAGAAGAtgattcattgtgttttatttttgtgtttatgatgAATTCAGCCTGTTAGCAGTAGAAGCTAACGGCTAACGGCTGCTGGTTGTGTTGTCTGTCCAGATGATGAAGAGTAAAGCTGATGAGGAAGACTACTGGAACAGCTCGAAGTTCAAAGCTTTCACCttcgatgatgatgatgatgagttcaGCAGGGTAAGACCTGGACCTGCAGACATCGTGATCATATTCACACTGATATGAAACATGATTACACCATGACATTAAAGTGTCTGTGTATGAGGTTACCGTTCACCTGTGCAGGTGTATCTCATTATATCACAGACTGCGCTCAGcatcaacacaacactgaaggTGTTTTCACAGGTGTGTTTGTACACGGTACACCTGTGTACCTGTTTTGAGTGGGTCCAGGTGCGACAGCAGTTTGAATCAATCTGATTATTCAGTTGTATTCATAGTTTTCTAAATGAGGCGGCAGGTGTGTCAGTTcacctgtgtgatgtcatgtctgtgtgctgtcagtTAAAAGAATCGAAGCAGGCCGTGAACAGCATCCGGCgcctggtggaggaggacgatgatgaAGACGAGGTGGAGAAGGTCAGCTGGAGCGGAGAGCCTGTTGGAAGTAAGACACCATCACTGTTGTAAACACCTGTAGACAATCCTGagatgtgattggctgcagggtgtggATTATCCTCCTGTCTTTGCAGGTATCTCCTGGTCGGTCAGAGAGACAGCGGCATCCAATCAAAGAACAGACAGAGACCCTGCCTTCcccaaaataaacactgacacaccGAGCATCAGCAAGAGTAACTCAGGGTACTCTCTGAGCTCTCTGTTCAAAGGTGAGACAGCTGCACACAGGACTCAGGTACGATCAGGTCACACGATTCAGTTACGATCAGGTCACACGACTCAGGTACGATCAGGTCACACGACTCAGGTACGATCAGGTCACATGACTCAGGTACGATCAGGTCACACGATTCAGTTACGATCAGGTCACACGACTCAGGTACGATCAGGTCACATGACTCAGGTACGATCAGGTCACACGATTCAGGTACGATCAGGTCACACGACTCAGGTACGATCAGGTCACATGACTCAGGTACGATCAGGTCACATGATTCAGTTACGATAAGGATCATAAAAGTTTTCACTGAAGGTTgaatctcttcctctgcaggaaAAACTAAAGGGGGAAACTTCCAGTCGTTCAGTGACGGTGAGTCTCAACTACACTCTGGAGTGatgtgatggtggtgatgatgatgatgatgatgatgatgatggtgatgatgatgatgatgatggtgatgatgtgatgatgatgatggtggtgatgatgatgatggtggtgatgatgatgatgatgatggtgatgatgtgatgatgatgatggtggtgatgatggtgatgatgatgatgatgatgatggtgatgatgatgatgatgatggtgatggtgatgatgatgatgatggtgatgatggtgatgatgatgatgatgatgtgatgatgatgatggtggtgatgatgatgatggtggtgatgatggtgatgatgatgatgatggtgatgatggtcaTGATGgtcatgatgatggtgatgatgatgatggtggtgatgatgatgatggtggtgatgatggtgatgatgatgatgatggtcatgatgatggtgatgatgatgatggtggtgatgatgatgatggtgatgatgatgatggtggtgatgatgatgatggtggtgatgatggtgatgatgatgatgatgatgatgatgatggtcatgatgatggtgatgatgatgatggtgatgatgatgatggtgatggtgatgatggtgatgatgatgatgtgatgatgatgatggtggtgatgatgatgatgatgatggtgatgatggtcatgatggtgatgatgatggtgatgatgatggtgatgatgatgatgatggtcatgatgatggtgatgatgatgatggtggtgatgatgatgatgatgatgatgatgatggtcatgatgatggtgatgatgatgatggtgatgatgatgatggtgatggtgatgatggtgatgatgatgatgtgatgatgatgatggtggtgatgatgatgatgatgatggtgatgatggtcatgatggtgatgatgatggtgatgatgatggtgatgatgatgatgatggtcatgatgatggtgatgatgatgatggtggtgatgatgatgatggtggtgatgatggtgatgatgatgatgatggtgatgatggtgatgatggtcatgatgatggtgatgatgatgatgatggtcatgatgatggtgatgatgatgatgatggtggtgatgatgatgatgatgatggtgatgatgtgatgatgatgatgatgatggtgatgatgatgatgatgatggtgatgatgatgatgatgatgatggtgatgatgatgatggtgatgatgtgatgatgatgatgatgatggtgatgatgatgatgatggtgatgatgatgatggtgatgatgatgatgatgatgatgatgatggtgttgatgatgatggtgatgatgatgatggtcatgatgatggtgatgatgatgatggtcatgatgatggtgacgatgatgatggtgatgatgtgtTTCAGCGCTCAGTGACTCGTCTGTCCGGCTCTACGCACCAGAACTCCGAAAACCCAAATCTGAATACAAGGTAACAAAGGGCTGGTAATCTGATTACAATCTGTCAAATTGTtaatctgatttgttttgtagGATactaatgatgatgtcatcttgtaCCGTCAGGATTATGTCAGTGATTGGTCGCCTGACGAGACGGTCCAGAGAATGCAGCAGGGAAAGGtaacacacctgtctgtctgtccacctgtaTGACCACAGCAGTATCTGTGAGTAGCATCagagttctgttctgtttgcttCAGGCCGTGTCTCTGGAGAAGTTCAGGTCTCTTCAGgagaaactgctgctgctcgaTTTCGCCGTCAGCGCCCACGATGGAAACGTCATCACTGCTGTAACTTTATTTACAATCCAATCCACAACAACACTGTCTTTAGACTTTATCAActacttaaataaaaacactcaccacgcatgttttcatttcaggtcTTAATTTATCTAAAGAGAACTCTGAGCAAAGGTGAGCCTGCTGACCTGACCTGGTCCTGGATCTGGTCTCTATTGTCCTGGTCCTGGACCAGTGATCTGTACTgagtatttgtgttttcctgctcagATGTTCTCTTCCGGGAGCTGGAGTCCCGACAAACGGCTCTGAGACATTTCATCCACTACCTGACTGAGACCAGAGACCAGCGGCTGATGCTGGAGCTGCTCAGGTAACACCTGCACCTGTATTTATACCTTCCTCTGTATCTGTACTGTGtacacctggacacacctgaTGTCatcttatttcttcttcttctggtcctTCTCAGGTCTCTGGGCCGGACAGAAGACACAGCAGTATGTAGTCCACACAGCTAACACCCAGCAGTACACAGTCGTAGACCACAGTTGTAGTATCACTGGCACACATCAAACTGACAGGAagctgatgtcatttcctgtctgtttccatggtgataGCTGCTGCAGTATAAAGAACACCTGAACATCGCTGATGAAAACAAGAGGCGGGACTTCCTGAAGAGCTGCGTCAGGTGAGTGACTCCTGCAGGCCACCATACTTCATACAGCATCAGACGTACACGTGAACTTCCTGCAGCTGAATGCACTAAGTCACACtcgttgtttgtgtgtgtgtgtgtgtgtgtttgtgtttgtttgtttgtgtgtgtgtttgtgtgtgtgtgtgtgtgtttgtgtgtgtgtgtgtgtgtgtgtgtgtgtgtgtgtgtgtgtgtgtgtttgtgtgtttgtttgcagtctTCCATTCTCTGCAGAAGACTCGGCTCATGTTCAGGATCACTTCACCCTGCTGGAGCGACAGATCATCATCGAGGTCAGACTTCGCTGTGGGAActttattcttttcattttcattctttttattgtttgttttttcttccagtcattctttgaaacatgtttttgtcattgtctCAGAGTTTAtcgtgacatcttcaaatgtctgcattttttccaaaaacacaagtgaaacGGTCAGAACATACCGGCCGTGTCTGCCAGGAATAAACCTCTTATCCACATCCACCCAGGACTTCCTTAGTTTAAACTAAGTTTACACACTGTTTGAATCCCTGTGTAATCTCAGAATAAACCCAAGATTATATCCGGGGCTTTCCCAGTTTATCTCCAGTTGAACCTGTATGTCCTTCTGTGTTGTCGCTAGGCAACAGACCGGCAGGCCGAGTGTGGAGGGAAGGTGGAAATCTTCCAGAAGTTTCCCAGAAGAGCTTCAATCCTGAACATGCCGCTGGTCACAACACTGTACTACTGCTGCTTCTACCACTACCCCGAGGCTGAGGTGAGGCTGAGTGGaactaaaccaaaccaaactgtccTACTGCTGCTTCTACCACGACCTGGACTCAACTGAACCAGATGAATTAAACTGGCTTAGTTGAACCGGATCAGTTGagcatgttttctgtctgcagggaACCTACAGCAGTCCTCTGAACATTCGTCAGACCTTCAAGGTGAGAGCGgatgtttttcactttcatcatagtaattatatttgtattatattatttcatCAGCTGCTGACCTGCTAACctgttgacctttgacctcagatTTCAGAGAAGCAGTACTTCGTGACGGCGCTGGCAGCCCGGGCGAAGCTGAAAGCCTGGTTGGACGTGGACGCTCTGTTCACCAGCAGGAACTGGCTCGGCTTCACCAGGAAGAAGTCACCACTCAGCTTCCAACGAGTCGTCGACATCCTGCAGAAAAACTCCGCCCCAACACAGGTGAGGGGGCGGGGCCTGTAAGAATACATCCAACAGGTTCAGTCTAAATGATAGGTGTGTTGTCTGATTGACAGGTGCTGCAGGACTACGTGGCGCTGGTGGATGACGCAGAGCTCAGGATCAGTCTGGCTCAGAAACATAAATGTCACGACATCGTCATCAACGTGAGACTCATTCATGTTTACATCAATAACTGGAACCTAAATAATCATCCAATCAGAATCATGCAGAGCTGTTGCCCTCATGTAATGATGACTGATGTGTctctggaccaatcagacgtACCGGGACCTGAAGGACCGGCAGCTTCTGCTTGGATATCGAGGGAAGGTGGAGAGAGGATCggcggaggagaggaagatCAACGAGCTGCTCAACAACccggtgaggaggaggaggaggaggaggaggagtcagcttcttcatcatcatcatgtgacCTGACTGAATGTCTCTTCTTCTATTTCAGCAAATTCGGTGGAAGAACTGAGCTTCACATGTTTCATtcacagacttttattttgaaagtaagaAGACAGAGCCTCTGTCACTATGACGACATGAACTTCCTGTCAGCGCACACGCCCAGAGAGCATTTTTGATGGGTGGAGCCTACATCATCGCTGAGTCATCGCTGAGTCATCGCTGAGTCATCGCTGAGTCATCTCTTCAAAATCCTCagaccatttttttcttttttttatttacttaaccACTAATTAAtaaaattatcatttaaaaacgTCAATTATCTCTGAATCTTTACTACTGAGaaaggaggtgatggaggagatggaggtgatggaggagatggaggtgatgatggaggagatggaggtgatgatggaggagatggaggtgatggagatgatggaggaggtgatggagatgatggagatgatggaggaggtgatggaggtgatgggggaggtgatggaggaggagatgatggaggagatgatggaggtgatggaggtgatggagatgatggaggagatgatggaggtgatggagatgatggaggaggtgatggagatgatggaggaggtgatggaggtgatggagatgatggagatgatggaggaggtgatAGAGGAGATGATGGGggtgatggagatgatggaggtgatggagatgatggaggagatggagatgatggaggtgatgggggaggtgatggaggtgatggaggaggaggtgatggagtcGCTGCAGTAACAGCTGGTGGTCACAAGATGGCGGACGTGTCTCTCCCTGTGGTTGCTGACAGGTGTGACAGGAACTTGTGGCTGCAGGTGTTACAGGTGAGAACAGGCTGATGTCAGCAGGTTGAAGTTACATCACAGtgcaggagaaaacaaacatcaagaCAAACTCAAAGTCATTTCAGTGACATGAAAACAAGGCGAATGTTCCGagagtctctctgtctgtcttatGTTCTCACTGACTGATCATGTCGATGTGTTGCTTGATTTCCTCTTTGAGACGCGAGTTCAAAGTATTCGATCAGTGAATTTGCGGTTATGGATTTGAGCTTCGGCTCAACAAAACATCCTGATAGTCCAGAGTTTCTGTCAATGTGTTGACGTCACATTTTCCCATAAAGATGTGCAGGTGAGGACACGAGCAGACGAGCTGGTGAAGATCTTCTGCAGCCTGTTAGCAGAGTTCTCAGTGGATCAGTTTCAGAGATACTTCTatgattttatttgtaataaaatatttgtaGTGGAGGGACCAGATGTTTTTACTGCACGTACAGTACGATGGTGgttgcttttaaatgtgttactgagtgaaaaaaaacaagaaaattaaaaccTCCATTTTCATGAGAGTTCATTAAAGTTAATTTTTGATATaatggattttgtttttccacacaaaGTTATAAAGAATTGTGTCAGCAGCTGAGCTGGtctgaaaaaatgaaatttgattAATAGCAACAGAAATTTGTGAGGCATTTTGTAAAAATAAGGACGAGTCATCTGCTAGTTG
This region of Acanthopagrus latus isolate v.2019 chromosome 22, fAcaLat1.1, whole genome shotgun sequence genomic DNA includes:
- the LOC119012791 gene encoding activator of 90 kDa heat shock protein ATPase homolog 1-like, with the translated sequence MAKWGEGDPRWIVEERADATNVNNWHWTERDVSSWSSECLRQLLLSVRVEGAEGVCQLTDLPKLDGEAWINNRKGKLIFLYEWQLRASWLGTSSAGVKFRGTVDVFNLSDENDMDDLDISVSLGKDQPNTPLLDLMKRTGTKEIQRVLGDYVRQLKSEFSQGMILPTAGGPKKPHPDAKKSQIQTTKTQINPAPRCSSGPSPCLSGVRISTCSFSLKETFQTSPDELYRTFINQEFVQVFTRSAALVDGRCGGRFQLLDGNVSGEFTQLVPDQRIEMRWRFRTWPSEHYANISLELVDQGDETELRMECRGVPVGEEESTREGWTRFYFQAIKQTFGY
- the vipas39 gene encoding spermatogenesis-defective protein 39 homolog, with translation MMKSKADEEDYWNSSKFKAFTFDDDDDEFSRLKESKQAVNSIRRLVEEDDDEDEVEKVSWSGEPVGSISWSVRETAASNQRTDRDPAFPKINTDTPSISKSNSGYSLSSLFKGKTKGGNFQSFSDALSDSSVRLYAPELRKPKSEYKDYVSDWSPDETVQRMQQGKAVSLEKFRSLQEKLLLLDFAVSAHDGNVITAVLIYLKRTLSKDVLFRELESRQTALRHFIHYLTETRDQRLMLELLRSLGRTEDTALLQYKEHLNIADENKRRDFLKSCVSLPFSAEDSAHVQDHFTLLERQIIIEATDRQAECGGKVEIFQKFPRRASILNMPLVTTLYYCCFYHYPEAEGTYSSPLNIRQTFKISEKQYFVTALAARAKLKAWLDVDALFTSRNWLGFTRKKSPLSFQRVVDILQKNSAPTQVLQDYVALVDDAELRISLAQKHKCHDIVINTYRDLKDRQLLLGYRGKVERGSAEERKINELLNNPQIRWKN